From the bacterium genome, one window contains:
- a CDS encoding sugar phosphate isomerase/epimerase, whose amino-acid sequence MDLDLRIDAATTSFTTCADRFVKGGYKPSLPFPRQLELLASVPGIKGVALDYPSQYDDPAALRALLDPLGLELGMTEIDMYSSARWQYGSLSSLDDATREEAIALVKRGIDAAIEARGADVQLWLGQDGYEYPFATDYNEAWARLADAVAEIVAYRPEMKITIEYKCKEPRVKCFIATVGRALYLCERTGRDNAGITLDVGHSLMAAENPAEAAVMALQRGRLFHLHLNDNYRDWDHDLIPGTVNLWDSIELFYWLERMGFDGWTGIDIYPYREAGVAALTRTVQNIYRFRDLARRLIAAGLPALQTGERAVEVMDLVMAEVLK is encoded by the coding sequence GTGGACCTCGATCTCAGGATTGACGCCGCCACCACCAGCTTTACCACCTGTGCCGACCGCTTCGTCAAAGGCGGCTACAAGCCGTCCCTCCCCTTCCCCCGGCAGCTCGAACTGCTGGCCTCCGTGCCCGGCATCAAGGGCGTGGCCCTCGACTACCCTTCCCAGTACGACGACCCCGCCGCCCTCCGGGCCCTGCTCGACCCCCTGGGCCTGGAGTTGGGCATGACCGAGATTGACATGTACTCCAGCGCGCGCTGGCAGTACGGCTCGCTCTCCTCGCTTGATGACGCCACCCGCGAGGAGGCCATCGCGCTCGTCAAGCGGGGCATTGACGCTGCCATCGAGGCCCGCGGGGCCGACGTGCAGCTCTGGCTGGGCCAGGACGGCTATGAGTACCCCTTCGCCACCGACTACAACGAGGCCTGGGCGCGGCTGGCCGACGCGGTCGCCGAGATCGTCGCCTACCGTCCCGAGATGAAGATCACCATCGAGTACAAGTGCAAGGAGCCGCGGGTCAAGTGCTTCATCGCCACCGTCGGGCGCGCGCTGTACCTGTGCGAGCGGACCGGCCGGGACAACGCGGGCATCACGCTCGATGTGGGCCACTCGCTCATGGCCGCCGAGAACCCGGCCGAGGCGGCAGTGATGGCCCTGCAGCGCGGCCGCCTGTTCCACCTGCACCTGAATGACAACTACCGCGACTGGGACCACGACCTGATCCCCGGGACGGTGAACCTCTGGGACAGCATCGAGCTGTTCTACTGGCTCGAACGCATGGGCTTTGACGGCTGGACTGGCATTGACATCTACCCATACCGCGAGGCAGGCGTGGCGGCACTGACCCGCACCGTGCAGAACATCTACCGCTTCCGCGACCTTGCCCGGCGGCTCATCGCGGCGGGGCTGCCGGCGCTGCAGACGGGGGAACGCGCGGTCGAGGTGATGGATCTCGTGATGGCTGAAGTGCTGAAGTGA
- a CDS encoding GntR family transcriptional regulator produces the protein MLDELLTGRTIRKDSPIPYYYQLAQILREAMDDVSAGAADGEEIALPSEPALSARFDVTRGTVRHALQILEREGLIVREKGRGTFMRRRRVELDLTELSSIAAHMRDQHWAAEYRLLGVERGPARPQAQRALGLGAGEEVWEVRRLRLADGEPVSAETSIIPCRLAPDLPAADLTTSLYETLRSRYGFGLRTSEQTIRTRAADVEEAGLLALRAGDPLFVITGVLADAQGTPVEYSRSLWRGDRYDLQVRLVSRE, from the coding sequence ATGCTTGATGAACTCCTGACCGGGCGCACGATCCGCAAGGACAGCCCCATTCCCTACTACTACCAACTCGCCCAGATTCTGCGCGAGGCGATGGATGACGTCAGCGCCGGCGCGGCTGACGGCGAGGAGATCGCGTTGCCCTCCGAGCCGGCGCTGTCGGCGCGGTTCGACGTCACCCGGGGTACGGTCCGCCACGCGCTGCAGATCCTGGAACGCGAGGGGCTGATCGTGCGCGAAAAGGGACGCGGCACCTTCATGCGCCGCCGGCGGGTGGAGCTGGACCTGACGGAGTTGTCCTCTATTGCCGCCCACATGCGCGACCAGCACTGGGCCGCCGAGTACCGCCTGCTGGGGGTCGAGCGTGGACCAGCGCGTCCCCAGGCGCAACGGGCGTTGGGGCTGGGGGCGGGTGAGGAGGTATGGGAGGTGCGGCGGCTGCGGCTGGCCGATGGCGAGCCGGTCAGCGCCGAGACCTCGATCATCCCCTGCCGCCTGGCCCCCGACCTGCCCGCCGCCGACCTGACCACCTCGCTCTACGAGACGCTGCGGTCGCGCTACGGCTTCGGGCTGCGGACCTCGGAGCAGACGATCCGGACGCGGGCCGCCGACGTGGAGGAGGCCGGCCTGCTGGCCCTGCGCGCCGGCGATCCTTTGTTCGTCATCACCGGCGTCCTGGCCGACGCACAGGGCACGCCGGTGGAATACTCACGGTCCCTGTGGCGCGGGGACCGCTATGACCTGCAGGTGCGCCTCGTCAGCCGCGAGTAG